One window from the genome of Sulfodiicoccus acidiphilus encodes:
- a CDS encoding N-acyl homoserine lactonase family protein, whose translation MVAEKIYLLDLGWLGGDLGWFLPGAAGGALTNSNKSPKREWVEIPVTAALVQHKDGYVLFDTGIAPDAMQTHAKGLMDVFPIIKFSEENRIERQLMKVGIKPSDVSFVVISHLHLDHIGQALPFKDAKVPILVQKKELEYALYMLWQGKGGAYDLADLEPLKGANWVPIDDRTFQLLDGVELEFTGGHTPGHQVMHVSTRGGNNYTFTGDYLHIPQEYELEAKGWLLSDADEWHSYIRKLKVRERARKAKIVLSHDPGLWNKFPSAPKGLE comes from the coding sequence ATGGTCGCAGAAAAGATCTACCTCTTAGACTTGGGTTGGCTGGGAGGAGATCTAGGTTGGTTCTTGCCTGGGGCAGCTGGAGGCGCTTTGACCAATTCAAATAAGTCTCCGAAAAGAGAGTGGGTGGAAATACCAGTCACTGCGGCCCTGGTACAGCACAAAGATGGCTACGTTCTCTTCGACACCGGCATAGCTCCGGACGCCATGCAGACTCACGCCAAGGGTCTAATGGACGTGTTCCCTATCATTAAGTTCTCCGAGGAGAACAGGATAGAGAGGCAACTAATGAAGGTCGGAATCAAGCCCAGTGACGTGAGCTTTGTCGTGATCTCCCACCTCCACTTGGATCACATAGGTCAGGCGCTACCTTTCAAGGACGCGAAAGTCCCCATCCTAGTACAGAAGAAGGAACTTGAGTATGCCCTCTACATGCTGTGGCAGGGCAAAGGTGGGGCCTATGACCTTGCTGACCTAGAGCCTCTAAAGGGAGCCAACTGGGTCCCCATAGACGACCGGACTTTCCAGTTGCTTGACGGTGTCGAGTTAGAGTTCACAGGTGGACATACCCCAGGACACCAGGTGATGCATGTCTCCACGCGAGGAGGCAACAACTACACTTTCACTGGGGACTACCTCCACATCCCTCAGGAGTACGAACTAGAGGCAAAGGGCTGGCTACTCAGCGACGCCGATGAGTGGCATTCCTACATAAGGAAACTGAAGGTCAGAGAGAGGGCTAGGAAGGCCAAGATAGTCTTGAGTCACGACCCAGGACTATGGAACAAGTTCCCCTCTGCTCCCAAGGGGTTAGAGTGA
- a CDS encoding aldehyde dehydrogenase family protein translates to MAIKTINPYTGEILGEYQEDSLASATAKIDEVRRAQREWRKDVGARLEVLREVRKRLEAREKEVARLMTMEMGKPISQSLSEVKKDLWLMDYMIENVESMLAPEHVKTEAFRSYVRFDPLGVVLLVMPWNFPTWQVMRAAVPALLAGNGVVLKHASIVTGTSLFLQEIFDLPVFRSLVMRGGNVEPLIEKVDGVSFTGSTPVGAKIGEIAGRHVKKVVLELGGSDPFIVLPSADLESTVRNAVFARLQNNGQSCIASKRFIVHSDVYEEFREMLLDQFREVKSGDPLREDTFLGPLSSSEQYDTVRGQVDRLRKVGKVVEAQDLRMRNFVPPTVVESASPFNEEVFGPVALLKEFRRNEEAVELANDTPFGLGASIWGDPEEAERLIPDIEAGMVFVNKVVASDPRLPFGGVKKSGVGRELSRFGLLEFTNVKSVWVQPKAN, encoded by the coding sequence GTGGCCATCAAGACCATCAATCCCTACACTGGAGAAATTCTAGGAGAGTACCAGGAAGATTCCCTCGCCTCCGCCACGGCTAAGATCGATGAGGTCAGACGAGCTCAGAGAGAGTGGAGGAAGGACGTCGGTGCTAGGCTGGAGGTCTTGAGGGAGGTGAGGAAGAGGCTAGAGGCGAGAGAGAAGGAAGTGGCCAGGTTGATGACGATGGAGATGGGTAAACCGATCTCTCAGAGTCTATCAGAGGTCAAAAAGGACCTGTGGCTCATGGACTACATGATCGAGAACGTGGAGTCGATGCTGGCCCCTGAGCATGTGAAGACGGAGGCCTTCAGAAGTTACGTCAGGTTCGACCCTTTAGGGGTGGTGCTCCTAGTGATGCCTTGGAACTTCCCGACGTGGCAGGTGATGAGGGCTGCCGTCCCAGCCCTGTTGGCAGGAAACGGGGTAGTGCTTAAACATGCTTCCATCGTAACCGGCACCAGCCTGTTCCTGCAAGAAATATTCGATCTGCCGGTCTTCAGGTCCTTGGTGATGAGGGGAGGGAACGTCGAGCCTCTCATAGAGAAGGTTGACGGAGTCAGTTTCACCGGTTCTACCCCTGTAGGTGCTAAAATAGGTGAAATCGCGGGCAGGCATGTTAAGAAGGTGGTCCTTGAACTTGGGGGTTCTGACCCATTCATAGTCCTCCCCAGCGCAGACTTGGAGAGTACCGTTAGGAACGCAGTGTTCGCCAGGTTGCAGAACAATGGACAGAGTTGCATTGCCTCCAAGAGATTCATAGTTCACTCCGACGTCTATGAGGAGTTCAGGGAAATGTTACTGGACCAGTTCAGAGAGGTGAAATCGGGTGATCCTCTGAGGGAAGACACGTTTCTCGGTCCTCTGTCCAGCAGCGAACAGTACGACACTGTAAGAGGGCAGGTGGACAGGTTAAGGAAGGTCGGCAAAGTGGTTGAAGCCCAAGACCTCAGGATGAGGAACTTCGTCCCTCCCACTGTGGTGGAGTCCGCTAGTCCCTTCAACGAGGAAGTGTTCGGACCAGTGGCTCTGCTCAAGGAGTTCAGAAGGAACGAGGAGGCCGTGGAGTTGGCTAACGACACTCCCTTCGGCCTCGGGGCATCCATATGGGGAGACCCAGAAGAGGCAGAAAGATTGATTCCAGACATAGAGGCGGGGATGGTTTTTGTGAACAAGGTCGTGGCATCTGACCCTAGACTTCCGTTTGGAGGGGTGAAGAAGAGTGGTGTGGGGAGGGAACTGTCTAGGTTCGGACTTCTAGAGTTCACTAACGTTAAGTCGGTCTGGGTTCAGCCTAAAGCAAATTAA
- a CDS encoding alcohol dehydrogenase catalytic domain-containing protein, producing MRAAVYDGAGGLKLVNREKPLPGDGEILVRVAASGVCHSDVHLLKSELLPVQEGFVLGHEVSGWVEALGPGTTNSYGLSPGDQVVVSWILPCGKCRYCATGKENYCRTSLSRMTGIMGIQGGHADYLAVPEIGVIPLAKGVDVHLAAPISCAYGTAYNALKNAGAGPSQSLVVVGTGGVGSSAVQLASAMGMYPIIAVDVVPEKLEKVQRLGATHVVDASKGEVASAVNELLPEGADVVYETKPNPDLQLAMDVISRAGTIVVTGLGSQGSGFSVPTNLFVNKGIRIVGSLGYRPRIDLPELVTMVASKRLDPSKLITHRYSPERIGEAYANLEKGLHLRAIVDWN from the coding sequence ATGAGGGCGGCCGTCTACGACGGAGCAGGTGGACTCAAGCTAGTTAATAGAGAGAAACCCTTACCAGGCGATGGGGAGATCCTAGTCAGGGTGGCGGCATCGGGGGTGTGTCACTCGGACGTCCACCTCCTCAAATCGGAGCTCCTCCCAGTCCAAGAGGGCTTCGTCCTAGGCCACGAGGTCTCGGGGTGGGTGGAAGCCCTGGGCCCTGGGACAACCAACTCGTACGGACTTTCACCTGGGGACCAAGTGGTCGTTTCTTGGATCTTGCCTTGCGGGAAGTGCAGGTACTGTGCTACAGGCAAGGAGAACTACTGCAGAACCTCCCTGAGCAGGATGACAGGTATAATGGGAATTCAGGGCGGACACGCCGACTACCTCGCCGTCCCAGAAATAGGAGTAATACCGCTGGCTAAGGGCGTCGACGTACACCTCGCCGCACCAATAAGTTGCGCTTACGGAACTGCCTACAACGCCTTGAAAAACGCGGGTGCAGGACCTTCCCAGAGCTTGGTCGTGGTGGGAACGGGAGGCGTGGGTTCGTCAGCTGTCCAACTGGCCTCTGCCATGGGCATGTACCCCATCATTGCAGTGGACGTAGTACCGGAGAAGTTAGAGAAGGTGCAGCGTCTCGGAGCGACCCATGTAGTAGATGCCTCCAAGGGGGAAGTGGCGTCCGCTGTGAACGAGTTGTTGCCAGAAGGGGCAGATGTAGTTTACGAGACCAAGCCCAACCCTGACCTTCAGCTCGCCATGGACGTGATTTCTCGAGCTGGGACGATAGTGGTGACGGGCCTAGGTAGTCAGGGCTCTGGATTCTCCGTCCCAACTAACCTCTTCGTCAACAAAGGAATCAGGATCGTAGGAAGCCTGGGATATAGACCAAGGATAGACCTTCCAGAGCTAGTCACAATGGTGGCCTCCAAGAGGCTAGATCCGAGTAAGCTGATCACTCATCGGTACTCTCCTGAGCGCATCGGTGAGGCCTATGCTAACTTGGAAAAGGGTCTGCACCTCAGGGCTATAGTTGATTGGAATTAA
- a CDS encoding SCP2 sterol-binding domain-containing protein, translating to MSLVYPSREWAEAYCKALSEDKAYNDAGKGWQWDVVLSVVNLPTELSRQLNADKAALKLQLREGKCLGVEFAIGAVPDAPYVLEADYSTWSKVIQGKLEVVGAMLSGTIRLKRGSMVSLARYTNAAVAMARVTTKLSTKFLS from the coding sequence ATGTCCCTGGTTTACCCGAGCAGGGAGTGGGCAGAGGCCTATTGTAAGGCCCTTTCCGAGGACAAAGCGTATAACGACGCTGGGAAGGGCTGGCAGTGGGACGTAGTATTGTCGGTCGTCAACCTCCCCACGGAGTTGTCCAGACAACTCAACGCCGATAAGGCGGCCCTCAAGCTCCAACTAAGAGAGGGGAAGTGTTTAGGGGTTGAGTTCGCGATTGGAGCGGTGCCCGACGCTCCCTACGTTCTAGAGGCAGACTACTCGACGTGGAGTAAAGTGATACAGGGGAAACTCGAAGTGGTTGGGGCAATGCTCTCAGGAACAATTAGACTCAAAAGGGGGAGCATGGTGAGCCTAGCGAGGTACACCAACGCTGCTGTAGCGATGGCGAGGGTGACCACTAAGTTGAGCACGAAGTTCTTGAGCTAG
- a CDS encoding BtpA/SgcQ family protein, translated as MKSKLIIGMIHMPPLPGSPNSVLTLEQLMDYAVSEARTLEEAGVGAAIVENLGDYPFFKDEVPAVTVAVMTLLAREVRKSSSLMVGVNLLRNACSQALSVAYAAGAHFIRCNVLNGVYATDQGIVEGKGAEVLRLRKYLGAKVQIFADVHVKHAYPLYNVPIDIAAQDLAERGGADAVIVSGPRSPIPPDLDRLRKVRSVVSKPILVGSGISLSNFRDYCREADGLIVGEYDFKVNGEVGGRSLGESYAKLVRGCGD; from the coding sequence GTGAAATCAAAGCTTATAATAGGCATGATTCACATGCCGCCACTCCCGGGGTCCCCCAACTCAGTCCTCACGCTGGAGCAGCTCATGGATTACGCAGTCTCCGAGGCAAGGACGCTCGAGGAAGCGGGAGTAGGAGCGGCGATCGTGGAGAACTTGGGAGATTACCCTTTCTTCAAGGACGAGGTACCTGCGGTCACGGTAGCTGTGATGACCCTATTGGCTAGGGAAGTGAGGAAGTCCTCATCACTAATGGTAGGTGTCAACTTACTTAGGAACGCTTGCTCTCAGGCCCTTTCAGTGGCTTACGCGGCAGGAGCGCACTTCATAAGGTGTAACGTGTTAAACGGCGTCTACGCTACCGATCAGGGGATAGTTGAGGGGAAAGGAGCAGAGGTGTTGAGGTTGAGGAAGTACCTCGGAGCTAAGGTTCAGATATTCGCGGACGTACACGTCAAACACGCCTACCCCCTATACAACGTTCCAATCGATATAGCTGCCCAGGACCTAGCCGAGAGGGGAGGAGCTGACGCCGTCATAGTATCTGGGCCTAGGAGCCCCATTCCACCCGACCTAGACAGGCTAAGGAAGGTGAGGTCTGTGGTCAGTAAACCCATCCTCGTAGGAAGTGGGATCTCCCTCTCTAACTTCCGAGACTACTGCAGGGAAGCTGACGGGTTGATAGTGGGAGAGTACGACTTCAAGGTTAATGGAGAAGTGGGAGGGAGGAGCCTAGGCGAGAGTTACGCCAAGTTAGTGAGAGGATGTGGAGACTAG